The following nucleotide sequence is from Diorhabda sublineata isolate icDioSubl1.1 chromosome 11, icDioSubl1.1, whole genome shotgun sequence.
CAGTCCTGATGTAAAAGCTAATCATTGGTATCCAAGCAACTATTCGGAAACTAAAATAAAGTCTATGGATACGCACCAAACTatgtaaacaataaatatacattttaatgATAGAATAAATCTTCGGAAGAATTTAACGCAGCTACATCCAGATGCTAAGATGCATTATAGCTGATACATATTTGCTATTTGGTATTGCAATTAAAGAATCGAAAGGAAACAAGGCGAGTAATAAATTCTATGAACCTTACAATAATCAGCTGATTAATGTCAATCATATAAGATAGAGAAAAAGAGAACaataggtttgttcttggtagctgcactggcagaactagttcagaaagtgtacactaaagTGTTCTTTGTAGCAGAGCCAGCGCTAGTGTCGGCAGTTGTGCTGTTTAtagtagcagtgcaagagaactagttcacTGTACTGCTTGCACTGGGTGTAGAGTCAGTTCAGCCATTCTAGTGCATGACAGTACAATAACTGTAATCTGGAAACGGTGGCACTACATCTTAGTCATCGGACGAAtgtataatatcaaaaagtactaaataattttccattattgttaatactacaaggcctgaatcacatcaaataacctcaaatacaacaatcaacaatttcTCCATTGCTCTCTGCACTAATTCACTTCAGTACAGTTCCATTGCAGCTACGAAGAACGAGCCTAATCTGCGTATATGAAAAGTGTGCGTCGGAATGCGTTAAATAAGGGTGATACCACGTTAGTATTAATatttaggttatgtttactaCATTATTTTGTATAACGCAAGTCGTTGAAACTTACAATAATGCTTGAGTCAAAAATGTCTACACCAGCGCTTTTCTGGAAGGTTATCAAACGTTTACTTATCATTACTAAgctgaaatttctggaaccgttagcgatattcatactgaggACCCGTATACaccaccactataccaacactcacaattacactgtctgtcgcgcgtttcgataaccaagtttacgtcttcagagactgaaggtgagtgttggtgtagtggtggtgttaacagtgtattcagtatgttGTTTATCGTATACATGTAAATGATAAACACCTAGTACATGAATGAAAACgtctttagaaatatttttcaattttttccccaTCCATAATATCAATGTATGTTATATCCTTGTGAAACGATGGGTTTAAAGAATAAACTTCCCTCTAAAACTTCGTGTCTGATTACAAAATGATAACAGAATGTAGTGATAAACTGATGAAAAAACAGAGTTAgtataagataaaataaaaaaaaattattcacgaCTGAAAATTCGATATTACAAtagaaagaattattttattattgctgagatattttattatattatgatgATGCAATTAATGATCTCATGACTAAAACTTTTATCATAATAAGAGGTAAGGACTGAAGGAAGTTTCTGATTAGGGtttgaaagtatatttttaggttagaataatagaaatcttttaaatgtgaattttgaattctattattatacaaaataaacttttattacattatattagttaaatattaatattttcgttatatttGACCAAGTGATCCAATTCAGTTGAATCTTTTAAATGATGTGAGCTGTGCTGGTGGCTCTGGAACttgagaaacaaaaattttgaaaatattgaaactgcATATAATCTGAAATTATGATTAACAAATCAACAATTGAGGTAATCAAATTACATCCAAAAAAGCTCAAACCTAGAATACAGTTTGTCTTCCAAACTGAAGATATTACTTAAAGCTTGAATTTCTTCACATAAATGCTGATTTTTTGCGAAcacttatttgtttttatatttaatgcTTTGTCATGGACTGTTTTGTAGAATTTGAGTGTCTAGTGATTGAATCTTTTATGTTCTTACAATGTAATGTAATCATTGAAACAATctatttatggaaaataattagGAACATTCGTGAAAAGTTGATTTAATACTTACTGAGGCAGTCATCAGTTACTTGCTGTCCAGTTATCTTGAATTTGAAATCACTATACTTATTTAAAAGGTTGCTTCTATATACTACGGTTACTATTCCATAATACTCATCAAAATTGACAGAAACTGGAAAATTTAGATCATTACAAAGATTTACAATGATGATGTTAGTACCAAAAATGGATTCTTCACTAAATGCTTACCAGCTTTACCCAGATTAAAGCTGAATTACTATTAGTTATTAATAACAAGTTGAAGATATTTAATTgtaaatgcattttttttaagtgaaattcattatattgaaaaaaatcacaattcaaAGATTAAACAttagatgttaatcaacaacTTAAGGTGTaaccaaaaaagttaatttaagaTAAAGCCTCTAGATCAATATCCCTTCAtggttatttataaaattttttgtctcGGACTAATtcgtattttaatttcaatttcatcttATTCTTgatttaaaatgtaaatttttgtattgaaaaaaaaaaataaaaatatttatagtacaaacatcattaaaataatatgtttcTCAAGCTTTTATTTGTCTTAATTCCGAcccttattatttatttattacattaccAATAACTCcgattattgataaataataattataaattcgGTATCATTAAGTTACGAGCAGTAGCATTCCACGTTTAGTTcttttaagtaataaaatatgaaaaaataattttatcaacattaCAGATCGTTCCGCTACGATTGTATGAGATATTCCAAATTAGCTTACAACCAAATTTATCTGGTTATCTTCATATTCTTTAATTAAATGAAAGTTTAGAATATATCACCATCTATCAAGTAAATCTATAACCTCAATATATATTTACGCAGTTTCCTTTACATCTATATAAAGAAGTAGACTGTCTGTTACCGACGCGAATATTAGGGTTGTTATAGAAAATCATAATAGATGGCATGACATCCATgacaatataattataaattgaaataatggaatgaatgaatgaatgaatggatGAATGAATGGACCTGTTTATGTACATTGACAACAATAGGAAGTATTCAGTTTTATCTAAAACTGAAACAGAACATTATGGTTACAACTTTTGAGTTGATGTTACTTCATAAGATTTTATAATAAGACAGATATTATGGTGACATTTACGGTGTTGTCAGATATTACTGCACTGTAAATGTAGCAGCGCAGAAATTATGGTAATTAAGTATAgggaatattatttgaataacatTGAGCATTTCGTCAGGATCGTGAAAGCAATATAATACAAggtaattcatttcaaattttatattatgaacCAAACTACATAAAGGCGCTGTGGGTTATTTCTGAAGTAATTGAGGCTATCCAAACTTGAAACTTAGTGTTCAAATATCTATTGACTAAACTCTTGTTGCTCcattattgtatataaagtaTTCTTCAAATTCTTAGTTATAGTAGATATTAGTGATTAAATTATTCAGTGTCCACAATATTCCAAGAATTAATgggatatttctaaataaatactcACTTTTTCTGTCAGTCAAATGTCCACATAATGTTATATTATTCATCAATAAAGATTCTGAACCACAGAATAGGTCGAACTTTTCAAAATGGAAATCCACTTTGCAAGCACtctagaaaaaatagttttctcaaTCAAATTTGGATAACACACTTTTCCATTTCACTTAGCCAATCTATTGATATTCTGGTTTGATAGCAATGCATTGTATATAATTACATGCTAAGAGAGGTACAATTCTAGATGCGAATTTAGTCCCAAAATAACGCGAGGCTATAAAGGAAACGCCAGGAACAATGAGCGTTCTTCTGGCATCAGAATAACAGTAGCAATAGTTCAGGCAGGTCTAGGTGGGTCGGGAAGTAGTAGAAGGatcattgatttttatatttcttttcgCCCGAATTCACTTCTTTTGAAATTAAACCAGAATCGAAAgtagttttgaagaaataacTAACCATCATGCAGATAACTATAAAGTacttatatttccaaataatatgtGTAAAACTAACCTTCGTGAATTTTTTAATCTCGAATATACAATTCGctttattttgattcatttccAAAGTAAACGATTGATCCGAGATGTATCTATCACATCCTATTACATTAGGAGTTGGCGACGGTGGTACGGTCGTGGTTGTTAGATTTATTGGCACAGTAGGTTGTTGGCATGGAAGTTGTTCATAACTACCACAGAATCCACGTCCGCAGAAAAATAAATCCGTTACAAATCtcaaatcttcataatttttagatgtcaaatcaaaagttactgaaattttaagagaaatttgaCGCATATATCAAATGTGTAACACAAAACTCAAGAATAAATAAAAGGAAActatataattattgtaatagtgtaaatttatttcaaataacgtTTGTTTAATTGTTTTCTGTATACCATAATTATTGCTAGGTCTTATCGAATACCATAGCAAACCATAGAACTCAAACTACAAGAAGATTCgaattatttctatattatttaagAAGCACTGGTCGAAAACCTAAGCTACTGCACTTACTATATTGTCTCAAGAGGCTTCTACCGCAATATCTGTGTTGATTCTCCAGTAAGACATAATCTTTTTGACATTCGTAACTACTTTGTAATTGAAAATCGTTCATATAAAGTCTTATAGCACAATATCCAGGTTGTTTTCTAAATctgggaaataaaaatatttttattacatgttGTATAGGGTAGATATCCAATCATTTgattacaattattttctatactttttggttagttacactgtttacaccaacagtcataattacactgcctgacgcgcgtttcgttaaccaaggtatcgtcttcagagactgaggtAAAATGTTCACTTTCAatctctgaagaagataacttggtGATCGAAACGCGCGCTATACAGTGTAAtcatgagtgttggtgtagtagtggtTTAAACACTGTatttagtataaatatcaccaacggttccagataTTCCAGCTTAGTAAGAAACTGCGTACTCTGGTAGACGTGAAAGATTGAGCTTCAATTCATTTCCAATTTGGTGAGTTGTATGGGAAAAAGTATATGGGTGTGACGTACTGATTTGAATGAAAACTATTTTACACCTCCCTTACATCCCAGACTTGGGCCCCTGTGATTATCATCTCTTCCTTGAATTGAAGAAACACTTGGGAGGGTCAAATTCACAACAGATGAAGAGCTGCGCGGCAGGTTTCTACGACTAagattatgtcgaaaaatagaGGGAAGTTTATGCTTTCCAAACAAGTATTATTCAATgccaataaacatgtttttcatttttttgttgtgtcGAATtgatatatatgataaataGGAGATGAGGCTGACGTGTGGTTCAACTCAAGCTGGAcgtaaaaaatgttgtattcaGACTAAGAGAATCCACGAGTGCGTGGCGACGCTACAGATGTGGCAggataattcattttaatacgTGGGAACTACTTGGTATTTGAAAGCTCAAAATAGGCAAGCATGGTTGGTCATATTTCCTTAATTTACTTATTTACAAAGCTATTTGTGTAAATATGATCAGATATCAACAATAGTTCATTACCTGAAGCACATGTTTAGTATTTTGGGATAAAAGAATGGATAACCTGGACTTCTAAAATATCCACGGTGTTGATTTAACTCAATACAGTTGTTCCACGTATCCTCCTGTCTATTTTCTCTTCTGCATTTCAAATTGTacggaaaatt
It contains:
- the LOC130450427 gene encoding tolloid-like protein 1; translated protein: MTVQIVVSLVIFIYVTCMVSSKKIQTQNNQSNVVCGGVFTEISFFLQSPNYPQEYPPNLNCIYLIEGQDCPTYYEFDFIDFRLENSVGCVKDRLLIENQDALCGKKSNKGYFKSNGSLNVEFLTNNNTSDRGFKIFVTRKPCESSKKEANTNKTTHMTVSRTIRTAKPFQPFYSEIPKFEENNIQYCWNIFDFRRFLINFPYNLKCRRENRQEDTWNNCIELNQHRGYFRSPGYPFFYPKILNMCFRFRKQPGYCAIRLYMNDFQLQSSYECQKDYVLLENQHRYCGRSLLRQYITFDLTSKNYEDLRFVTDLFFCGRGFCGSYEQLPCQQPTVPINLTTTTVPPSPTPNVIGCDRYISDQSFTLEMNQNKANCIFEIKKFTKSACKVDFHFEKFDLFCGSESLLMNNITLCGHLTDRKISVNFDEYYGIVTVVYRSNLLNKYSDFKFKITGQQVTDDCLIPEPPAQLTSFKRFN